From one Lycium ferocissimum isolate CSIRO_LF1 chromosome 7, AGI_CSIRO_Lferr_CH_V1, whole genome shotgun sequence genomic stretch:
- the LOC132063001 gene encoding zinc finger protein ZAT12-like — MTAMKRSREDDRQVEAEAMANCALMLLSRLNNNTSSSSTTDHHHNDFECKTCNKRFPSFQALGGHRASHYKRPRLLGDFVLEAQKNKMHKCSICGMEFSLGQALGGHMRRHRDEFNKTLTMTAGKTMIPILKKSNSSKRIFCLDLNSIPDDNVDLKLWPTAPVSSPVLRIFI, encoded by the coding sequence ATGACAGCCATGAAAAGAAGCAGAGAAGACGATAGGCAAGTGGAAGCAGAAGCCATGGCTAACTGCGCCTTAATGCTATTGTCTCGTTTAAACAACAACACTTcttcatcatcaacaacagatCATCATCACAATGATTTTGAATGCAAGACATGCAATAAACGCTTCCCTTCTTTCCAAGCCCTAGGTGGCCACCGTGCAAGTCATTATAAACGGCCAAGATTACTCGGAGATTTTGTTCTTGAAGCCCAAAAGAACAAGATGCATAAATGTTCTATTTGTGGTATGGAGTTTTCTTTGGGCCAAGCTTTAGGTGGCCACATGAGGCGTCACCGTGATGAATTTAATAAAACGTTGACAATGACAGCTGGAAAGACGATGATTCCGATTTTGAAGAAGTCAAATAGTAGCAAGAGAATTTTTTGCTTGGACTTGAACTCAATTCCCGATGATAATGTTGATTTGAAGTTATGGCCGACTGCACCGGTTTCCTCTCCTGTTTTgcgaatttttatttaa